A single Deltaproteobacteria bacterium DNA region contains:
- the yqeC gene encoding putative selenium-dependent hydroxylase accessory protein YqeC: protein MGRVREKDQPSIPLKQALGLEERETISLVGAGGKTSLLFLLARELSSSGYRVITTTTTKIFEPAPGQTPFLSLGETSETILRRVASHGHITVASKRVAHGKLQGIPPDQVEELRESALVDYIIVEADGAAQRPLKAPESYEPVIPGCTGTVVGLVGADAFGVRLTEATVFRSHIFSRITGLSPGAEITCEAVCLAFTHAEGILKGTPRSARVVIFFNKVDLDGGLAKGKEFAAKILGFPGSTVERVVLGHLRSERPVVEVVSRGW from the coding sequence ATGGGCAGGGTCAGAGAGAAAGACCAGCCGAGCATTCCTCTGAAGCAGGCCCTCGGGCTTGAGGAGAGAGAGACTATCAGCCTGGTGGGGGCCGGGGGCAAGACTAGTCTCCTCTTTCTCCTGGCAAGAGAGCTCAGCAGCTCGGGATACCGGGTGATTACGACCACGACGACGAAGATCTTTGAGCCCGCTCCCGGGCAGACGCCTTTTCTCTCTCTCGGCGAAACGAGTGAGACCATCCTGAGGAGGGTTGCCAGCCACGGTCATATCACCGTTGCTTCCAAGAGGGTGGCCCATGGAAAGCTCCAGGGCATACCACCCGACCAAGTGGAGGAACTCCGGGAATCCGCTCTTGTCGACTACATCATAGTCGAGGCCGATGGGGCGGCCCAGAGGCCCTTGAAGGCCCCTGAATCCTATGAGCCTGTCATCCCCGGCTGCACCGGGACAGTCGTAGGCCTGGTGGGGGCCGATGCCTTCGGCGTGCGGCTCACCGAGGCCACCGTATTCAGGTCCCATATCTTCTCCCGAATCACGGGGCTGTCCCCTGGGGCGGAGATCACCTGCGAAGCGGTCTGTCTGGCATTCACCCATGCCGAGGGGATCCTCAAGGGGACGCCCCGGTCAGCCCGTGTGGTCATCTTCTTCAACAAAGTGGACCTCGACGGAGGACTCGCAAAGGGGAAGGAATTTGCCGCCAAGATCCTCGGTTTTCCCGGTTCCACGGTGGAGAGGGTCGTTCTGGGACACCTAAGGTCAGAGCGCCCCGTGGTGGAAGTTGTCTCCCGCGGATGGTAG
- a CDS encoding xanthine dehydrogenase family protein molybdopterin-binding subunit — MEAFRSVGKRIPKLDAQDKVTGRSVYIQDLKVPGMLFGKILRSSQPHARIVRIDTSRARKLLGVRAVITAEDVPTIRFGFMKDQTVLKGGKVRSCRDEVAAVAAIDPEIAREALDLIEVEYEPLPGVFDPEEAMREDAPLVHEENKSNILKLPWRLVAGDVEEARRRSAFVVEDRFTLTWVTHCCMGTEGVIADFDQRNNLTMYRNTQIPYLAQRDFNEALRAMGLKGSKSRVIQPTIGGGFGSKLDTYAFEYIAILLAFATRKPVKIVHTREEEFRYTSTRQPVIADIAQGCDKKGRLTFRDVSMILDNGAYTSWGATTPSVMMMPVSSLYKVPNVRYEATCVYTNNTWSQAMRGYGNPQATFAIDSSMDQLAWEAGIDPMEFRLINSNEPGEVTPQRFRVTSCGLRECIEQVGARLEWKKRKGERREDGRGVGMASLIHVGGGARVYKSDGCGTIIKVDDFGTVNVFTGATDIGQGAETVIAQMVAEEIGVLAEDVNLTDNDTDSCPWDVGVHASRTTFVAGNSALMAARKVREKILEIAAGYVDRWKDEEGNRHEVRLDPDPRNLVIKDRMVYSTKEPDKKIPLAKILRGAHYSRGGTMIMAESFYDPDNENLDREFKGNLSMTYAYGTHGVEVEVDRETGKVRILKYIAAHDVGRAINPMLLEGQIYGAAAMGTGYALTERLILEKGRVMNPNFRDYKILTAKDVIPVEPVIVESVDPEGPYGAKGIGEPGCVPSAPAIANAIYDAIGVRVKDLPITPEKILRALMEKEGKGS; from the coding sequence TCGCAGCGTGGGAAAGCGAATCCCCAAACTCGATGCTCAGGACAAGGTAACGGGCAGGTCGGTCTACATACAGGATCTGAAAGTCCCCGGGATGCTCTTCGGCAAGATCCTCCGGAGTTCGCAGCCCCATGCGCGGATCGTCAGGATCGATACTTCCCGGGCCAGGAAGCTCCTCGGCGTCCGGGCCGTCATCACCGCCGAAGATGTCCCGACCATTCGGTTCGGATTCATGAAAGACCAGACGGTCCTGAAGGGAGGGAAAGTCCGGTCATGCCGGGACGAGGTGGCGGCCGTGGCTGCCATCGATCCTGAGATCGCCCGGGAGGCCCTTGACCTGATAGAGGTGGAATATGAGCCTCTCCCAGGAGTCTTCGACCCGGAAGAGGCCATGAGAGAGGATGCGCCGCTGGTTCACGAGGAGAACAAGAGCAACATCCTCAAGCTCCCATGGAGACTAGTGGCCGGGGACGTGGAAGAGGCGAGGAGGCGTTCGGCCTTTGTTGTTGAGGATCGTTTCACCCTCACCTGGGTGACCCATTGTTGCATGGGAACCGAGGGGGTCATTGCCGATTTTGACCAGAGAAACAACCTGACCATGTATAGAAACACCCAGATCCCATATCTGGCCCAGCGGGATTTCAACGAGGCCCTGAGGGCCATGGGTCTCAAGGGGAGCAAATCGCGCGTCATCCAGCCCACCATAGGCGGGGGATTTGGAAGCAAACTCGACACCTATGCCTTTGAGTACATCGCCATTCTGCTTGCCTTCGCGACTCGGAAACCGGTCAAGATCGTTCACACCAGGGAGGAGGAATTTCGCTACACTTCCACCCGCCAGCCGGTCATCGCCGACATCGCCCAGGGGTGCGACAAGAAGGGCAGGCTCACCTTCAGGGACGTCTCCATGATTCTTGACAACGGGGCTTACACTTCCTGGGGGGCCACGACTCCCTCGGTAATGATGATGCCCGTCTCTTCTCTCTACAAGGTGCCGAACGTCCGCTATGAGGCCACGTGTGTCTACACCAACAACACATGGTCTCAGGCGATGCGGGGGTATGGCAATCCCCAGGCGACCTTCGCCATCGACAGCAGCATGGACCAACTCGCATGGGAGGCCGGGATAGACCCCATGGAGTTTCGCCTCATCAACAGCAATGAGCCCGGAGAGGTTACACCCCAGCGTTTCAGGGTTACCAGTTGCGGCCTGAGAGAGTGCATCGAGCAGGTGGGCGCCCGCCTGGAATGGAAGAAGCGAAAGGGGGAGAGGAGAGAAGACGGGCGCGGTGTGGGAATGGCCTCGCTGATCCACGTGGGTGGGGGCGCCAGGGTGTATAAGTCCGACGGCTGTGGAACCATCATCAAGGTCGATGACTTTGGAACGGTGAACGTTTTTACCGGTGCCACCGACATAGGGCAGGGTGCAGAGACGGTCATCGCCCAGATGGTGGCCGAAGAAATCGGGGTTCTCGCCGAGGATGTCAACCTCACCGACAACGATACCGATTCATGCCCATGGGATGTGGGCGTTCATGCCAGCCGGACCACCTTCGTGGCTGGGAACTCGGCGCTCATGGCTGCTCGAAAAGTGAGGGAGAAGATTCTCGAAATAGCCGCGGGGTATGTGGATCGGTGGAAGGACGAAGAGGGGAACCGGCACGAGGTCAGGCTCGACCCGGACCCGAGGAACCTCGTTATCAAGGACCGGATGGTTTACTCCACCAAGGAACCAGACAAGAAGATCCCCCTGGCCAAGATTCTTCGCGGGGCCCATTACAGCCGGGGAGGAACCATGATCATGGCCGAGTCCTTCTACGATCCCGACAACGAGAACCTCGACAGGGAGTTCAAGGGAAACCTCTCCATGACCTATGCCTACGGGACTCATGGAGTCGAAGTGGAGGTGGACAGAGAGACGGGCAAGGTGAGGATCCTCAAATACATCGCCGCCCACGACGTGGGTAGAGCCATCAATCCCATGCTGCTTGAGGGCCAGATTTACGGGGCTGCCGCCATGGGTACTGGATATGCGCTGACAGAAAGGCTTATCCTTGAAAAGGGAAGGGTGATGAATCCCAACTTCAGAGACTACAAGATCCTCACTGCCAAGGACGTGATCCCCGTTGAGCCGGTCATTGTCGAATCTGTGGATCCGGAAGGCCCTTACGGGGCCAAGGGGATCGGGGAACCGGGGTGCGTCCCCTCGGCACCGGCCATCGCCAATGCGATCTATGACGCGATAGGGGTGCGGGTAAAGGACCTGCCCATAACGCCTGAAAAAATCCTGAGAGCCTTGATGGAGAAAGAGGGGAAAGGGTCGTAA
- a CDS encoding nucleotide sugar dehydrogenase: MDKRKIAVVGMGYVGIPAAALLADVPGFDVTGLQRRSQRSGWKIDVLNSGRSPIEGNEPGLEELIARVVKKGTFRVTDDFSVLREMDTILIDVQTPADSSDHTPSYLSLKEVSRRVGQYMKRGSLVIIESTVAPGTTQNVVQPILERKSGMKAGRDFYLAYSYERVMPGKLIEYIQNLPRIVGGINKKSEKLAVDLYRKIVKDEIHSTDILTAETSKTMENAYRDVNIAFANEMGLICENLGVDVFEIRELINSRSERHMHLPGSGVGGHCLPKDTWLLRYGLQQYGSKPMETEFICLARRINDYMPRHLAEMVEEALKTKGVSLRQAKIAILGVAYLEDSDDTRNTPAYAVIRDLESKGAEVVGHDPHVRDFPEVDLTRDLDSALSGADCMAIVTKHREYFSLNLSKAKRLMRTPVIVDGRNVIARRRAEKAGFLYMGIGKGK; the protein is encoded by the coding sequence ATGGACAAAAGAAAGATCGCGGTTGTCGGAATGGGGTATGTGGGCATTCCGGCCGCGGCACTTCTGGCCGATGTTCCGGGGTTTGACGTCACGGGTCTGCAGCGGAGGAGCCAGAGGTCGGGCTGGAAGATCGATGTCTTGAACTCGGGGAGGTCTCCCATCGAGGGGAACGAACCGGGTCTTGAGGAGCTGATCGCCCGGGTCGTCAAGAAGGGAACCTTCCGGGTTACAGACGACTTCTCTGTCCTGAGGGAAATGGATACGATACTGATCGACGTGCAGACACCCGCCGACAGTTCGGATCACACGCCGAGCTATCTCTCCCTCAAGGAGGTATCCAGGCGCGTGGGCCAGTATATGAAGAGGGGATCTCTGGTCATCATCGAGTCCACGGTGGCTCCGGGGACTACCCAGAACGTGGTTCAGCCCATTCTCGAACGAAAGTCGGGGATGAAGGCGGGGAGGGATTTCTATCTGGCCTATTCCTACGAGCGGGTAATGCCGGGGAAGCTGATAGAGTATATCCAAAACCTTCCCCGGATAGTGGGAGGGATAAACAAGAAGAGCGAGAAGCTGGCCGTCGATCTCTACAGGAAGATCGTCAAGGACGAGATCCATTCCACCGACATCCTGACCGCGGAGACGTCCAAGACCATGGAAAACGCCTACCGGGACGTGAACATCGCCTTTGCCAACGAGATGGGGCTGATCTGCGAGAATCTCGGAGTGGACGTATTCGAGATCCGGGAACTGATAAATTCCCGTTCTGAAAGACACATGCATCTGCCCGGGTCCGGGGTAGGGGGGCACTGCCTCCCGAAGGACACGTGGCTTCTCCGTTACGGGCTGCAACAGTATGGTTCGAAACCCATGGAGACCGAGTTTATCTGCCTCGCCAGGCGGATCAACGACTACATGCCTCGCCACCTGGCCGAGATGGTCGAAGAGGCACTCAAGACAAAAGGAGTCTCCCTCAGGCAAGCCAAGATAGCGATCCTCGGAGTGGCCTATCTGGAAGACTCGGACGACACGCGGAATACACCGGCCTATGCCGTGATTAGGGACCTGGAGTCGAAAGGGGCGGAGGTGGTCGGCCATGATCCACATGTTCGGGATTTTCCGGAGGTAGACCTGACAAGAGACCTCGACTCGGCCCTCTCAGGGGCCGACTGTATGGCCATCGTCACGAAGCACAGGGAGTACTTCAGCCTGAATCTCTCAAAGGCAAAGAGGCTCATGCGGACACCTGTGATAGTGGATGGCAGGAACGTGATCGCCAGGAGGAGAGCCGAAAAGGCGGGGTTTCTCTACATGGGAATCGGGAAGGGGAAGTGA
- a CDS encoding ABC transporter permease: MESGALFIAKVTITSSMAVLYATLGEIFTERSGILNLGVEGMMLMGALTAVATTQSLHSLWAGVVAAMLVGGVFALIHGFFSITLRVNQVVSGLALTLFGIGLSSFLGRPLIGKVSLKFDAWALFPLDRIPIVGEILFNHPALVYPAYLLVPGAYLFLYKTRYGLELRAVGENPSAADTVGINASGLRYLYTSLGGSLAGFGGAYLSLAYTPGWKEQMTGGQGWIAIALVIFAMWDPLKAVAGALLFGFINAFQFYCQAAGLTLVPSYALRMLPYLFTIGVLVLITRWEAARKRVGAPAALGVPFEREQ; this comes from the coding sequence ATGGAATCCGGAGCGCTCTTTATCGCAAAGGTCACCATCACCTCTTCGATGGCCGTCCTCTACGCCACTCTCGGCGAAATATTCACAGAACGCTCAGGCATTCTCAACCTTGGAGTCGAGGGAATGATGCTCATGGGAGCCCTGACGGCCGTCGCAACCACCCAGTCCCTTCACTCTCTTTGGGCCGGAGTGGTAGCCGCCATGTTGGTGGGCGGAGTTTTTGCCCTTATCCACGGTTTCTTCTCCATCACCCTCAGGGTGAACCAGGTGGTCTCCGGTCTCGCCCTGACCCTTTTCGGCATCGGCCTGAGTAGTTTTCTCGGTAGACCGCTCATCGGAAAGGTCTCCTTGAAATTCGACGCCTGGGCCCTCTTCCCCCTGGACAGGATCCCCATCGTGGGTGAGATCCTCTTCAATCACCCCGCCCTTGTCTATCCGGCTTATCTGCTCGTCCCCGGAGCGTATCTCTTCTTGTACAAGACCCGCTACGGCCTCGAGCTGAGGGCCGTGGGGGAGAATCCCTCGGCTGCCGACACGGTGGGAATCAATGCTTCAGGTCTCCGATACCTCTACACCTCCCTGGGCGGATCCCTTGCCGGGTTTGGAGGAGCCTATCTCTCCCTGGCCTACACCCCTGGTTGGAAAGAGCAGATGACAGGGGGGCAGGGATGGATCGCCATCGCCCTTGTGATATTCGCCATGTGGGATCCCCTGAAGGCCGTGGCAGGAGCGCTCCTTTTCGGCTTTATCAACGCTTTCCAGTTCTATTGCCAGGCGGCCGGCCTCACCCTTGTCCCGAGCTACGCGTTGAGAATGCTCCCGTACCTGTTTACCATCGGCGTGCTGGTACTGATCACCCGGTGGGAGGCAGCCAGGAAAAGAGTCGGAGCCCCTGCAGCCCTGGGGGTCCCCTTCGAAAGGGAGCAGTGA
- a CDS encoding ABC transporter permease → MRITLRKRLSPLPWPRYFITPASILVALVLGVFLFLWIGVNPARAYLEMVAGAFGSLYNFSEVLVRATPLILCGLSVAVAGKMLIWNIGAEGQLVMGAVAGAGVALFLSPHIPSSLVIPAMILAGFAGGAFWGLIPGFLRARFEVNEIITSLMLNYVAILWLEHLYFGPWRDPAGRGFPGTAMFAEAAWFPRFFGTRIHLGLPIGLVAAASIWFVLAYTRWGYEIRVVGASLRAARYAGMNIPRNILWVMLISGGLAGLAGIGETAGIHYRLQQGLAVGNGYVGIVVAWLARLRPESIVLVSVLLGGLMVGGDQIQISMHVPSAISLTLEGAILFCVLGGQVFHDYRLHIEKEPPQSGDRRSGLSQVDGTSESGKSRSGRSG, encoded by the coding sequence ATGAGAATCACCCTCAGAAAGCGACTGAGTCCCTTGCCGTGGCCCAGGTACTTTATCACGCCTGCGTCGATCCTGGTGGCCCTGGTCCTCGGAGTCTTTCTCTTTCTCTGGATCGGGGTCAATCCTGCTCGGGCCTACCTGGAGATGGTGGCGGGTGCCTTTGGGAGTCTCTACAATTTCTCGGAAGTGCTCGTCCGCGCCACCCCCCTGATCCTCTGCGGCCTTTCGGTTGCGGTGGCTGGAAAGATGCTGATCTGGAATATCGGGGCCGAAGGTCAACTCGTCATGGGAGCAGTCGCAGGGGCCGGAGTGGCCCTGTTTCTCTCTCCGCACATCCCTTCCTCCCTGGTTATACCCGCCATGATTCTCGCGGGCTTTGCAGGAGGTGCCTTCTGGGGCCTCATCCCCGGTTTTCTCAGAGCCAGGTTTGAGGTCAACGAGATCATCACCTCCCTGATGCTCAACTACGTGGCGATCCTGTGGCTGGAACACCTGTACTTCGGGCCATGGCGCGACCCTGCAGGACGGGGTTTCCCGGGAACAGCCATGTTTGCGGAGGCAGCCTGGTTCCCCCGTTTCTTCGGGACCCGAATCCATCTGGGCCTGCCCATCGGCCTTGTGGCAGCCGCTTCGATCTGGTTCGTCCTGGCCTATACACGGTGGGGTTACGAGATCAGGGTGGTTGGAGCCAGTCTTAGGGCCGCCCGATATGCCGGGATGAACATCCCTCGGAATATCCTTTGGGTCATGCTGATCAGCGGCGGCCTGGCCGGCCTGGCCGGGATCGGAGAGACGGCCGGCATTCACTATCGGCTCCAGCAGGGGCTGGCCGTAGGCAACGGTTATGTGGGCATCGTGGTGGCTTGGCTGGCACGGCTCCGACCGGAGTCGATCGTACTGGTTTCGGTCCTTCTCGGGGGTCTCATGGTTGGGGGAGACCAGATTCAGATCAGCATGCATGTTCCCTCGGCTATAAGCCTTACCCTGGAAGGGGCGATCCTCTTCTGTGTCCTGGGCGGCCAGGTCTTTCACGATTATCGGCTTCACATAGAAAAAGAACCGCCCCAGAGCGGGGATCGGAGATCCGGGTTGAGCCAGGTGGACGGCACGTCTGAGAGCGGGAAATCGAGATCGGGAAGGTCCGGGTGA
- a CDS encoding ABC transporter ATP-binding protein → MPDTSPESPPAILMKGIVKRFPGVVANDAVDFRILKGEIHSLLGENGAGKTTLMNILSGFYRPDAGEILVDGRRVLFHSPRDALDHGIGMIHQHFQLVRNFTVAENIVLGMPGPARLSMDLLQKRVAELSQRYGLAIDGRARIWELSVGEQQRVEILRMLFRKVRILIMDEPTAVLAPQEIERLFATMRRMKQEGRSVVFITHKLEEVLEVSDYITVLRRGKVMTTVRPEKVREKDGVVSTELARMMVGREVILEVGKKSVKADRVLLDVQGLSVRGDRGELAVKDISFQVKVGEIFAVLGVAGNGQRELVEALVGLRPIERGRVLLEGRDMVGRLDRVAYVPEDRTGRGSIPDMSLLENFALTQRDRFSRGLLFGWKALRQHAEDVISRFEIAAPTLSMKARQLSGGNLQKLILAREFSREPFLLIAEQPTRGLDIRATEEVWRALLDQRRRGGILLVSGDLREVLSLADRILVIFRGEAMDTVSCRDEADLDDIGPLMAGVRKRR, encoded by the coding sequence ATGCCTGACACTTCTCCAGAGAGCCCACCGGCCATCCTCATGAAGGGGATTGTCAAGAGATTCCCGGGCGTCGTGGCCAACGACGCCGTTGATTTCCGGATCCTGAAAGGAGAGATCCACAGTCTGCTCGGTGAGAACGGCGCGGGCAAGACCACCCTTATGAACATCCTTTCGGGCTTTTACAGGCCCGACGCTGGGGAGATCCTCGTAGATGGCCGGAGGGTCCTCTTCCACTCTCCCAGGGATGCTCTGGATCACGGCATCGGCATGATCCACCAGCACTTCCAGCTTGTCCGCAACTTCACGGTAGCAGAGAACATCGTCCTCGGTATGCCTGGACCCGCCAGGCTCAGCATGGACCTCCTGCAAAAACGGGTGGCGGAGCTTTCCCAGAGATACGGCCTCGCCATCGACGGCCGTGCACGGATCTGGGAGTTGTCCGTTGGCGAGCAGCAGCGGGTTGAGATCCTGCGCATGCTTTTCCGGAAGGTGAGGATCCTCATAATGGATGAACCTACCGCCGTGCTTGCGCCTCAGGAGATAGAAAGGCTCTTTGCCACCATGAGGCGGATGAAGCAGGAGGGGAGATCCGTCGTCTTTATTACCCACAAACTCGAAGAGGTTCTCGAGGTCTCCGACTACATTACCGTCCTCCGAAGGGGCAAGGTCATGACCACTGTCAGGCCCGAGAAGGTGAGAGAAAAGGACGGTGTGGTGAGCACCGAACTGGCCCGCATGATGGTCGGCCGGGAGGTCATTCTGGAGGTGGGCAAGAAGTCGGTCAAGGCCGACCGCGTCCTCCTCGATGTTCAGGGTCTCTCTGTGAGGGGTGACAGAGGGGAACTCGCCGTAAAGGATATCTCCTTCCAGGTCAAGGTGGGAGAGATCTTTGCCGTGCTGGGGGTGGCAGGAAACGGCCAGCGGGAGCTCGTAGAGGCTCTCGTCGGACTCCGGCCCATAGAGAGGGGACGGGTCCTGTTGGAAGGCCGGGACATGGTCGGCCGCCTCGACAGGGTGGCCTATGTCCCGGAGGATCGGACCGGCCGGGGAAGCATCCCCGACATGAGCCTTCTTGAGAATTTCGCCCTTACCCAGCGGGACCGCTTCTCCAGGGGTCTGCTCTTCGGTTGGAAAGCCCTGAGGCAACACGCAGAGGACGTGATCTCCAGGTTTGAGATTGCGGCTCCCACCCTCTCCATGAAGGCCCGGCAGTTGTCGGGAGGAAATCTCCAGAAGCTCATTCTCGCACGGGAGTTTTCCAGAGAACCGTTTCTCCTCATAGCCGAGCAGCCGACCAGGGGGCTCGACATCCGCGCTACGGAGGAGGTATGGCGAGCCCTTTTGGACCAGAGACGGCGGGGAGGCATCCTCTTGGTCTCCGGTGATCTGAGGGAGGTTCTGTCGCTGGCCGATAGAATCCTTGTCATCTTCAGGGGAGAGGCCATGGATACCGTCTCCTGCCGTGACGAGGCGGACCTGGATGATATAGGGCCTCTCATGGCGGGAGTGAGAAAGAGAAGATGA
- a CDS encoding adenine phosphoribosyltransferase yields the protein MEIPLSSLETGEKYLFEIPDLGFKAELPYVLLRAAGGFMKIASLNLVGMIEWNRIFGRALAQRIREKIGNLEGVVFLTAVEKSLQLSQVVCEELGLPIMAVAYNRKKPHMEIEVGRRRPSIQVGGGSVTSGDKYLVIYERDFNLLSAARNGVVIIDDVVSTGGTIAALATILDEIAERKSLDKEVLRILGIFCVAREGEMKPLYKGLSYKIDWLGNLPAPQFLADESGVGDA from the coding sequence ATGGAAATTCCTTTGAGCTCTCTCGAGACAGGGGAGAAGTATCTCTTTGAAATCCCTGATCTCGGCTTCAAAGCAGAACTCCCTTACGTCCTGCTCCGCGCCGCCGGGGGCTTCATGAAGATCGCCTCCCTCAATCTGGTGGGGATGATCGAATGGAACCGCATCTTCGGCCGCGCCCTGGCTCAGAGAATTCGAGAGAAGATCGGCAATCTCGAGGGCGTTGTCTTCCTTACGGCCGTCGAGAAGTCTCTCCAGCTGAGCCAGGTCGTCTGTGAGGAACTCGGTTTGCCCATCATGGCCGTGGCTTACAACCGGAAGAAGCCTCACATGGAGATCGAAGTAGGTAGAAGACGGCCCTCCATACAGGTCGGAGGGGGTTCTGTCACGAGCGGAGACAAGTATCTCGTCATATACGAGCGGGACTTCAACCTGCTGAGCGCTGCCAGGAACGGGGTAGTGATCATTGATGACGTGGTCAGCACAGGGGGTACGATCGCCGCCCTGGCCACAATCCTGGACGAGATCGCGGAGAGGAAATCACTGGACAAGGAGGTTTTGAGGATCCTGGGCATCTTCTGCGTGGCCCGTGAAGGCGAGATGAAACCCCTTTACAAGGGCCTCTCCTACAAGATCGATTGGCTGGGCAACCTTCCCGCTCCCCAGTTCCTGGCCGACGAATCCGGGGTTGGAGATGCCTGA
- the amrB gene encoding AmmeMemoRadiSam system protein B, with amino-acid sequence MAEKGNKEMRGFFTVAGLMALLLGVGSAVFSGSPSVRPSALSGSWYPADRGTLMKEVDGFLRQASPSVEGERVVAMISPHAGYAYSGAVAAWGYRNLAGVPFRRVIILAPSHYVSFEGVSIPRVEFYETPLGRVRVDRNACDSLLAKSPFRTVTQAHEREHAVEIQLPFLQRTLKEFTLVPIVVGELEGDQYRVVSEQLKTLGGADMLVIASSDFTHFGPRFGYVPFVDHLRENISRLDHGAIDLILKKDWQGFLAYRNRTGATICGFRPIAVLIQMLRPDVMGRLLRYRLSGDITGDYVNSVSYASIVFFREDGGGRGDPG; translated from the coding sequence ATGGCGGAAAAAGGGAACAAGGAGATGAGAGGGTTTTTCACCGTGGCAGGCCTGATGGCATTGCTCCTGGGCGTTGGATCGGCTGTTTTCTCCGGATCCCCCTCTGTCCGGCCGTCTGCTCTGAGCGGGTCGTGGTACCCCGCAGACAGGGGGACCCTCATGAAGGAGGTGGACGGATTTCTGAGACAGGCGTCTCCCAGCGTGGAGGGGGAGAGAGTGGTGGCCATGATCTCTCCCCATGCCGGATATGCCTATTCAGGAGCGGTCGCCGCGTGGGGTTACAGGAACCTGGCGGGCGTACCTTTTCGGCGGGTGATTATCCTGGCCCCTTCCCACTATGTTTCCTTTGAGGGGGTATCGATTCCACGGGTTGAGTTTTACGAAACCCCGCTCGGCAGGGTGAGGGTGGACAGGAATGCCTGTGATTCTCTCCTCGCAAAATCTCCTTTCAGGACCGTCACCCAGGCTCATGAGAGGGAGCACGCCGTCGAGATCCAGCTTCCATTTCTCCAGAGAACCCTGAAGGAGTTCACTCTCGTTCCTATCGTGGTCGGCGAGCTGGAGGGGGACCAGTACCGGGTGGTGAGCGAGCAGTTGAAAACCCTCGGGGGAGCGGACATGCTTGTAATAGCCAGTTCTGATTTCACCCACTTCGGGCCGCGCTTCGGATACGTGCCCTTTGTGGACCACCTGAGAGAGAACATATCCAGACTCGATCACGGGGCCATTGATCTGATTCTGAAAAAGGACTGGCAGGGTTTCCTGGCTTACAGGAACCGGACCGGAGCCACTATCTGTGGGTTTAGACCGATCGCCGTGCTTATTCAGATGCTTCGACCGGATGTGATGGGGAGGCTCCTCCGGTACCGCCTGTCAGGCGATATCACAGGTGACTATGTAAACTCGGTGAGTTATGCGTCGATTGTCTTTTTCAGGGAGGATGGTGGCGGCCGGGGTGATCCTGGTTGA
- a CDS encoding XdhC family protein: MVSIEEEIVRELSRNSVSALATVVSRAGSAPRGVGAKMLLRADGSSAGTIGGGSVEAKVVREAAHVIETREPKTLHFELKAKDLAEEGAICGGDVTVFVEPLAPDSSDLLEIYRTIGAIRRKGGRSVLVTLVSADDPHSAEETAKALFGDKGLLVGSLPDDQDLIQRLRPEIDRVLGENRTEVLTVQRAGGEVRLLLEPVVSDTTLFIFGGGHISTCLAPLAKNVGFKVVVIDDRPDFANPDRFPQADRVLVDGFEGLLEKLEIDENSYLVLVTRGHLHDRVVLEQALRTDARYIGMIGSRRKIRMVYERVVKDGISPESLERVHAPIGLDIGAETPEEIAVSILAELIQVRAGK; this comes from the coding sequence ATGGTTTCGATTGAAGAAGAGATCGTCAGGGAACTCTCTCGGAACAGCGTTTCGGCTCTAGCTACCGTGGTCTCCCGCGCCGGGTCGGCACCTCGTGGGGTGGGTGCGAAAATGCTCCTCAGGGCGGACGGTTCATCCGCAGGTACGATAGGAGGAGGGAGTGTCGAGGCAAAAGTCGTCAGAGAAGCGGCACACGTCATCGAGACACGAGAGCCCAAGACCCTCCATTTCGAATTGAAGGCCAAGGACTTGGCCGAAGAGGGCGCCATCTGCGGGGGCGATGTCACCGTCTTCGTGGAACCTCTCGCGCCGGACAGTTCCGACCTTCTGGAGATCTATCGAACCATAGGGGCGATAAGGAGAAAAGGGGGGAGGTCGGTTCTGGTAACCCTGGTATCGGCCGACGATCCGCATTCCGCGGAAGAAACCGCCAAGGCTCTGTTCGGCGACAAGGGCCTCCTGGTCGGGTCTCTCCCAGATGATCAGGATCTGATCCAGAGGCTCAGGCCGGAGATAGACCGGGTGCTTGGGGAAAACAGGACCGAGGTCCTCACCGTCCAGAGGGCGGGCGGAGAGGTCCGGCTCCTCCTGGAGCCTGTCGTTTCGGACACCACCCTGTTCATCTTCGGCGGCGGTCACATAAGCACCTGCCTTGCTCCCCTGGCAAAAAACGTGGGATTCAAGGTGGTGGTCATCGATGATCGACCCGACTTCGCCAATCCTGACAGGTTCCCTCAGGCGGACAGGGTCCTGGTAGATGGCTTCGAGGGGCTCCTGGAAAAACTCGAGATCGATGAGAACTCCTATCTCGTCCTGGTGACGAGGGGCCACCTGCACGACAGAGTCGTCCTCGAACAGGCGCTTCGGACAGATGCCAGGTATATCGGCATGATCGGAAGCCGGAGAAAGATCAGGATGGTTTACGAAAGGGTCGTGAAGGACGGGATCTCCCCTGAGTCGCTTGAGAGAGTCCACGCCCCGATCGGACTCGATATCGGAGCAGAAACCCCGGAAGAGATAGCCGTCAGCATCCTGGCCGAACTCATTCAGGTGAGGGCCGGGAAATAA